A region from the Sandaracinus amylolyticus genome encodes:
- a CDS encoding MBL fold metallo-hydrolase: protein MNPRLVTVDCDYVMPGLACAYLRVQGDEAAFVETNTAHAAPKLMDALAREGLAAEQVRWIVVTHVHLDHAGGTSALAKLCPNATVLAHPRAAKHLIDPAKLVASATQVYGADTFAKLYGTIEPIDAPRVRALDDGATFELGRSGDAATLRVLHTRGHANHHFVVHDPARDTVYTGDTFGLVYPHLQRAGRFAFPSTSPTEFDAAAARESIDRIVALGTRTVCPTHFGEVDRIEEIADQLRWWIDVSERAMRESATLDDGALEPAILAALEAAMEQALARRGLVADEDDRKLLPFDLALNAQGLAHVVRKARA from the coding sequence ATGAATCCGCGCCTCGTCACCGTCGACTGCGACTACGTCATGCCCGGCCTCGCGTGCGCGTACCTGCGCGTGCAGGGTGACGAGGCCGCGTTCGTCGAGACGAACACCGCGCACGCCGCGCCGAAGCTGATGGACGCGCTCGCGCGTGAGGGGCTCGCTGCGGAGCAGGTGCGCTGGATCGTGGTCACGCACGTGCACCTCGATCACGCGGGCGGCACGTCGGCGCTCGCGAAGCTGTGCCCGAACGCGACCGTGCTCGCGCACCCGCGCGCCGCGAAGCACCTGATCGATCCGGCGAAGCTCGTCGCGAGCGCGACGCAGGTCTACGGCGCAGACACGTTCGCGAAGCTCTACGGCACCATCGAGCCCATCGACGCGCCGCGGGTGCGCGCGCTCGACGACGGGGCGACGTTCGAGCTCGGCCGCTCGGGCGACGCTGCCACGCTGCGCGTGCTGCACACGCGCGGTCACGCGAACCACCACTTCGTCGTGCACGACCCTGCCCGCGACACCGTCTACACGGGCGACACGTTCGGCCTCGTGTACCCGCACCTGCAGCGCGCCGGTCGCTTCGCGTTCCCGTCGACGAGCCCCACCGAGTTCGACGCCGCCGCAGCGCGCGAGAGCATCGATCGCATCGTCGCGCTCGGCACGCGCACGGTGTGCCCGACGCACTTCGGCGAGGTCGACCGCATCGAGGAGATCGCGGATCAGCTGCGCTGGTGGATCGACGTCTCCGAGCGCGCGATGCGCGAGAGCGCGACGCTCGACGACGGCGCGCTCGAGCCCGCGATCCTCGCCGCGCTCGAGGCCGCGATGGAACAAGCGCTCGCGCGCCGCGGCCTCGTCGCGGACGAGGACGACCGCAAGCTGCTTCCGTTCGATCTCGCGCTCAACGCGCAGGGCCTCGCGCACGTCGTGCGCAAGGCCCGCGCTTGA